ACGATTTGTACAAAACCTGGAAGAATGAAGAATTCTACACTTAAAGACTCtgtaaatgaataataaatggtTTTCAAGATAATTCCAGTTTGAAACCAATATTGAGGTTTCCAATGGCCAAAATGGAACTGGTGGGGTATATTTATAGGCTCCTCACTGGTCCTTTAGTCCAGGAAGAGCTAAATAAGCACTtaccagttctcaaggggaaagGGCCATGGTTGTCTTTTCTAGAAACCAAGGCCAAGGTGTGACCATGTGTGGACAAATGACGGGAGAGGGCTATTCATAAAACCAATTTCTAAGACTGTTTTTATGAAGGGAGAATCTCTCTCTAAGGacattattttgctttatatCTGAGAATTCAATGGAATTTAGAGGTAGCAGAACTCACTTATTCAGAATCGAGTTTCCAACTGCAGTAATGCCTCCAGTCATAGAAGGGAACATGATTTTCAGGGAAACATAATCTGAGAGATTATTAAGGAATCTTCCTTTTTGGTACTATCAGGTAGAAAACAAGTATAAACAGTGTTTTAGGGTTTTGGACAGGAAATCCTTTTATTACTATGAAAAGTGCAGAAAAAGTGTTCAGTAGGAAGGATTCAGTGTAAGATAACAGGGAAAATGTGTTGGTAATATCAAGGAGAATCTAAACATTGTACTGTCAGACTAATGCTTTGCGTGGGTGAAAACTGGAACTGTCAGGTTAGATAAACATCTATTTGAAGACCTTGAGTTACCACTGAGACATTTCTGAGGCACAACGCTAAGAAAAACGAATATAATTGTCAAGGTTGGCAGGGCAGTGTTGGTCTCAAAGTCCCGTCTGACTGACAGGGCAGGGGCTCTTTCACTGCCTACATCTGCTTACCGACAGCTCCAGGGTTTCCTCAGGAAGCCGCCCTCCACCTTCATCCACCTCAGGCGTGTCCTGCAGAGCCCTCTGGAGAACCAGCTTCAGGTTCTGCCTATTTTGACGCTGCCTAAAGGAGCCCACGAAGAAGTAAATGATGGGGTTGGCACTGCTGTTTAGAGAGGACAGGAACATGCAAACCCGATAAACGTGACAATATAAGACTTCCAGATCCCTGTGGATCATGTAATTTAGGGATCCCAGAATGCCGAAGGGCAGGCCGCAGAGGAGGAAGACCAGCACTGTGAGCAGGGTGGTCACGTACAGCCTGGTCAGCGGCATCTTCTGGGATCCACAGAGAATCCTGACCAGCCGGACCAGGCTAGAAACACAGagaaccacacacaaaaaagtcagCCACGCGATTATGATGAAATTTGATGTTTCACACCAACAAGAATCAGCACCACTAAACGGGAAGTCACAGAACCTCCACTCCAGGATGCTCCGCAGCAGGGACAGGACCCAGAGCAGGACACACACGACCGCTGACAGGTGTCTAGGGCGGCGGCAGCGGTACCACATGGGCCATAGGACGGACAGGCAGCGCTCGGTGCTGATGGCGCTCAGCATGCTCAGGCCTGTAAGGTAGGGGACGGTCATCACACAAATGAGGATTCTGCGGGTGGTATGGGGGATATTGATGAGGCTTAACAGAAAACGTAAAACGTGGCCGCTGAGGAAGAGGAAGTCGGCCACAGCGAGGTTGAGGATGTAGGTGGAGACAGCGTTCCTGCGCATGCAGAAGCCCAGGAGCCAGAGCTCAACCGCGTTTCCTGTCAGCCCCAGAAGGGAAACGATGCACGTCAGCACCGTGAGGCTCAGGGTCAGCTTGTAGCAAGGAGTCTCCACAGTTCCGTTGATTCGTGTCACTGATGTACCCAGGGCTGGGATGGTTGGATCCATGCTCAGAAACCCCAGTCTGGTGCCCCTGGGAACACAGACCAGATGTGatcaccagctgtgtgatctctGATTCTCCCCACCACCCTGCCATGTGGGATTTTTACTGTCCTCATTTAAAGAGGAGAGATCAGAGACTCGCAGAGAATAAGTCACCTATCAAAAGGTGGGGGTCCTCAAATCCAGTTTTAAATCCAGTTCTTCTTGACTCTGAAGCCTGACCTCTCTCTACTGCCACACAAGTTCTGTACTGACATGGGAATAACATTAGGATCAAAATACCCCCAACTCATCCAGCCGGGGTTGTGGACCCGATCATTACTGTATCATGGGCCTGATATTTTATCTCAGATGGAGAAAGTCAGATACACAAAGAGGTGGCTGTGACACACTCGTGACTAGGACAGGAAAGAAGACCATGCTTTATGAATGAGAGGAAAATGTGACCTTCACTAGGATAAGTGTGAAaatggctgggcctggtgggtgAGAAATAACTCAGTGTATTAGTCATTGCAGACAGGaccacattttacattttatactcACAGTGCCTATTTCCATGACCAGCACACTGTGCTCTTCATAAACATTCTTTCAATGAAGGAATGCATGCATGAGGAGCCTAATGGTACTGCTAGATTTggatgaaatggaaaataaagatgaaagcaCAATGTAAGGTATTAGAACACAAATGTAtaactggatgaagaaaatttcATTCATCAGAATTCTATTTGTGGACAGCTCTATCTGTGTTGAGAAGAATTATTGATGAGTGCCCAAAACCTGAAATTGACAACTGATGTGCCTTTGAAATGAAGACTCAGTGTGGCTTTGCTGAACACCTAGAAGCATTTTTGTACACAGTGTTTGGGTAGGGTGTGGGTCTCATCTGAATTACTCAACAATAGAACAGAGGAAAGAGTAAGTGCAGATGAGGTCTGAGTATAACTGACGGAGGTAACAGAAGTGTGGAAATATCTATGGGGGACTACTAAATGTTCTGCTGAGTGTACACAATGTAAACctatttcattctctctttcaGGAGATCTCTGGTAGCATTTCTTTGCTGATGAAAACATTTGTATGAGAGGTGTCCATGAGGGGAAATAGGCGACGTGTAGGGCTTGGAGTATAAAGAGAGATATTCATGCAGATTTCAACTGGAGAACGAGGATTAGGTCTAATCTGGGAGAATAATAGTAGCTGATTGAGAGTTTATAAGGTATTGTCTCTTTTAATCACCTGAAGAGCCCAGGAGGTAAGAATTGGTATTATTCCCATATGGCAGATAATGCAATTGGAGCATAAAGAAAGGGAATTATTTGTCCCAGGGGTTATATATGATATAGTATGAATTTGAGTCCAGCAGGGCTGACTCACGATCCAGTCTTGGAGCAGCCATTTATACCCAGCACGACCCTGTGTCGATTATACATGTTAAAGGGAGTAAAGCAGAGGAGTGATTCTCAAGTTAAATCCAAGTTGGCAGTCAAAATTGTGGATTGAAAAAAAACTGACCTAAGCAAACTCCAGATAGGGAATGAGAGGCAATTCAAAGAGGGAACAAAATAGAGATGAATGAACGCCATTTAGGAATAAATTCAGGAGTTCCTTTTTGCCTATCAGAGGCCACGTTTGCTCTGGAATCTTAAGGATGCACAGGGGCAGGAGGCCTCCTGGTGGACAGAAGATGCACCCTTTGCTGGGAGTACAGAGAAACATCAGGAGGGAATGCATCCATCATgagttctcttagagggacaagcTGGCACAGCCCTGATTAGCCGAGAAAGGAAATGGGAGGAAAAGGAGAACCTCTGTTATCCACACTCAGGGCACTAAAGAGTTTCTCCGTCTATATTTATGGTATGATATGTTTGTCCTCCTCGTGAAATCCGAAGCTCCACAAGGACTAACTCATACCCATCATTTTCCCTGTAGTATCACCAACATTTAGCCTGTGTTCCTTAAAGACCATCTATGGTATTATCCTCATATAACATAAGATGAAACCAAGGCCTAGAGAATTAAAGGGTTTTCCTGAGTTCACAACAGGAAGAGCAGGTCCAACACCAGTCCCTGGTCCCTGGAGCCCTGCATGAGGTCCCAATTCTGTTCTCTGCCCCATCATTCATTATTTCTGAGGAGTTCCTGAAAAATCTTGATGTGAGCACAGAGTCAGAGACAATCAGGAGTGAAGAGACTGCTAGGTTGCCCCAACATTCATTTTCCTCTTTGGTCACATAACAATTCTGAGAGTGTAAAAGCAGCACAAGGACCCACATCCCAGTTTTCCTTGGTGCTGAATCACATCGTATGGCCAGGTGCTGTTAAGTGGAAGAATCACAAAGTGATGTAAGCAATTCCTCACTCACGGGATCAATAGAAGGAGCAAAGCTTCTCCTTCCCCTCGTCCTTTTCCATAAGGCTGGAATGCTGATCTAGCTGGAACCATGCAGGATCACAAGGATGAGGGCAACTCTCTAGGGACTGGGGAGCAGCAATTTTTGGAATTCTGATGTGTGATGCCTTGGAGCTTCTAGTTCAAATTTCAAAGACAGTCATTTCTGGGTATTCACAGGGGACTTTTTCCAGAATTCAGCACacaccaaaatctgcagatgctcaattTCTTTATATGTGGTATTTGTATCTAGCCTATGCACTTTCTCCCAGATACGTTAAATCGTTTTTAGTTATTTAGAATAACGACAAaatgcaaatgctatgtaaattCTTGTCATATTGTAGTTTTTCCAGAAATAACGACAAGGAAAAACAAGTTTGTACCTGTTC
This portion of the Macaca mulatta isolate MMU2019108-1 chromosome 14, T2T-MMU8v2.0, whole genome shotgun sequence genome encodes:
- the MRGPRX4 gene encoding mas-related G-protein coupled receptor member X4 (The RefSeq protein has 3 substitutions compared to this genomic sequence), whose amino-acid sequence is MDPTIPALGTSVTRINGTVETPCYKLTLSLTVLTCIVSLLGLTGNAVELWLLGFRMRRNAVSTYILNLAVADFLFLSGHVLRFLLSLINIPHTTRRILICVMTVPYLTGLSMLSAISTERCLSVLWPMWYRCRRPRHLSAVVCVLLWVLSLLRSILEWMFCDFPFSGADSCWCETSNFIIIAWLTFLCVVLCVSSLVRLVRILCGSQKMPLTRLYVTILLTVLVFLLCGLPFGILGSLNYMIHRDLEVLYCHVYRVCMFLSSLNSSANPIIYFFVGSFRQRQNRQNLKLVLQRALQDTPEVDEGGGRLPEETLELSVSRCRQ